The following proteins are co-located in the Enoplosus armatus isolate fEnoArm2 chromosome 10, fEnoArm2.hap1, whole genome shotgun sequence genome:
- the nfkb1 gene encoding nuclear factor NF-kappa-B p105 subunit, giving the protein MAGDDHYLHTSNQIFDNIMMDPSWDFPHFPAMSQTTSLRTVDGPFLQIVEQPKQRGFRFRYGCEGPSHGGLPGASSEKNRKTYPTVKISNYQGPSRVVVQLVTALTPLPQLHAHSLVGKQCDKGICIADLQPKDSNISFPNLGILHVTKKNVAKTLEERMIEAFRMGYNCGVSIHPEIDALQGEVRVPRDLSDHQRNVISSVASLQAKEMDLSVVRLMFTAFLPDSDGGFSRRLEPVVSEPIYDSKAPNASNLKIVRMDRTAGCVSGGEEVYLLCDKVQKDDIQVRFYEEDDSGLTWEALGDFSPTDVHRQFAIVFKTPKYRDQNLQKPTSVFVQLKRKSDNETSEPKPFTYHPQIIDKEEVQRKRQKTLPNFQDFSGHGGGGGLYRGGGGGGGGGGGGPATGGGPSSAGGGGGAYFQGFTTYNYGGGAGGGFSTGYSAGLGGGGGGGIKHASQGDTAAGGSSDDSDPDDDSGSGVMLRASAQPGCPEVGERTEEGGVNVEPGPHEDERLVQVTSRQLEALFQYSVTGDSAYLLAPQRPLMNAQDEDGDTGLHLAVLHSQQEALKSLTQVVSALPGQEVLNMRNHLYQTPLHLAVITQQREAVEALLLAGADPTLTDRHGNTALHLASQLEGGGMVQFLLQHRELRGLLYHTNTAGLCAIHLAVLANQLSSLRELLEGGANVEAQERSCGRTALHLATEADNVSLAGCLLLEGNANVDCCTFNGSTPLHIAAGRGSIKLTALLMAAGADPHKENFEPLFFREEECCDEEREEEDEDEGYIPGTTPLNMAANTQVLELLNGKEYEPTAPQRAFIPSQGDLVSLDVEVKQQVCRALESEGCWENLAHSLGLGILNTAFRLSPSPAKTLLDSYEVSGGTVRDLLAGLRSVGECRALSVLDEALRRPDNMETQMTNGTSGKSQVRDLKVDVRIDSGVCDSGVELSTA; this is encoded by the exons ATGGCTGGAGACGACCACTACCTTCATACCTCCAACCAG ATTTTTGACAACATAATGATGGACCCATCGTGGGACTTTCCACATTTTCCTGCGATGTCTCAGACGACGTCCCTGCGAACAG TGGACGGCCCGTTCCTGCAGATCGTGGAACAGCCCAAACAG cgTGGCTTCAGGTTCAGGTATGGCTGTGAAGGTCCATCTCACGGCGGTCTTCCAGGAGCCTCCAGTGAGAAGAACAGGAAGACGTACCCCACCGTCAAG atcagTAACTACCAGGGTCCGTCCCGGGTGGTGGTGCAGCTGGTGACGGCGCTGACCCCCCTCCCTCAGCTTCACGCTCACAGTCTTGTGGGAAAACAGTGTGACAAAGGGATCTGCATCGCCGACCTGCAGCCCAAAGACTCcaacatcag TTTTCCGAACCTGGGCATCCTCCATGTGACGAAGAAGAACGTGGCGAAGACTCTGGAGGAGAGGATGATCGAGGCCTTCAGGATGGGGTACAACTGTGGAGTCTCCATCCACCCCGAGATCGACGCCCTGCAGGGGGAAGTCCGGGTCCCCCGAGACCTCAGCG ACCACCAGCGCAATGTGATCAGCAGCGTGGCGTCTCTGCAGGCTAAAGAAATGGACCTCAGCGTGGTTCGCCTCATGTTCACGGCGTTCCTCCCCGACAGTGATGGAGGTTTCTCCAGACGACTCGAGCCGGTCGTGTCTGAACCGATCTACGACAGCA AAGCTCCGAACGCCTCCAACCTGAAGATAGTGAGGATGGATCGAACAGCTGGCTGtgtgagtggaggagaggaggtctACCTGCTCTGTGACAAAGTCCAGAAAG atGACATCCAGGTTCGGTTCTATGAAGAAGACGACTCTGGGTTGACCTGGGAGGCTCTGGGAGATTTCTCCCCGACAGACGTTCACAGACAG TTCGCCATTGTGTTCAAGACTCCGAAGTATCGAGACCAGAACCTGCAGAAGCCGACGTCTGTGTTCGTCCAGCTGAAGAGGAAGTCTGACAACGAGACCAGCGAGCCCAAACCCTTCACCTACCACCCTCAGATCATAG acaaggaggaggtgcagaggaagagacagaaaacgtTGCCTAACTTTCAGGACTTCAGTGgccatggaggaggaggaggtctgtaccgaggaggaggaggaggaggaggagggggcggagGAGGTCCTGCTACAGGAGGTGGACCCAgttctgcaggaggaggaggaggag CTTACTTCCAGGGCTTCACTACCTACAACTatggaggaggtgcaggtggAGGCTTCTCCACAGGGTACTCAGCTGgtctgggaggaggaggaggaggaggcatcAAACACG CCTCCCAGGGCGACACAGCAGCAGGCGGCAGCAGTGACGATAGCGATCCGGACGATGACTCGGGGTCAGGGGTCATGCTGAGAGCTTCAGCCCAGCCAGGATGCccggaggtgggggagaggacCGAGGAGGGAGGGGTCAATGTGGAGCCAGGACCACATGAAG acGAGCGGTTGGTTCAGGTAACCAGCAGACAGTTGGAGGCTCTCTTTCAGTACTCGGTTACAGGAGATTCAGCGTACCTGCTGGCTCCACAGCGCCCCCTGATGAACGCACAGGACGAGGACGGAGACAC cGGGCTCCATCTGGCGGTTCTCCACAGCCAGCAGGAGGCGCTGAAGAGTCTGACTCAGGTTGTCTCTGCTCTGCCTGGACAGGAGGTGCTCAACATGAGGAACCACCTCTACCAG ACTCCTTTGCACCTGGCTGTGATCACCCAGCAGAGGGAGGCGGTGGAAGCGCTGCTATTGGCCGGCGCCGATCCAACTCTGACTGATCGTCATGGCAACACAGCGCTCCACCTGGCATCCCAGCtggaaggaggagggatggTCCAGTTTCtactgcagcacagagagctgagagggCTGCTGTACCACACCaacacagcag GCCTGTGTGCGATCCACCTGGCGGTTCTGGCCAATCAGCTGTCTTCTCTTAGGGAGCTGCTGGAGGGCGGGGCTAACGTGGAGGCTCAGGAGCGCAGCTGTGGACGGACAGCCCTCCACCTCGCCACCGAGGCCGACAACGTGTCGCTGGccggctgcctgctgctggag GGAAATGCCAACGTGGACTGCTGCACCTTTAATGGCTCCACCCCCCTCCACATTGCCGCAGGGCGGGGCTCCATCAAGCTGACAGCTCTGCTGATGGCTGCAG gtgcagACCCTCATAAGGAGAACTTTGAGCCCCTGTTCTTCAGGGAGGAGGAGTGCTgtgatgaagagagggaggaagaggatgaagatgaaggctACATCCCAGGAACCACTCCACTCAACATGGCCGCCAACACTCAG gtgttgGAGCTTCTGAATGGTAAAGAGTACGAACCAACAGCTCCGCAAAGAGCTTTCATCCCTTCTCAAG gcgacCTGGTGAGCCTGGACgtggaggtgaagcagcagGTGTGTCGTGCTCTGGAGAGTGAAGGATGCTGGGAGAATCTGGCTCACAGTCTGGGTCTCGGGATCCTCAACACGGCCTTCAGACTGAGCCCCTCCCCCGCCAAAACACTGCTGGACAGCTACGAG gtTTCAGGCGGGACGGTTCGGGATCTGTTggctggtctgaggtcagtgGGAGAGTGCAGAGCGCTGAGTGTCCTGGACGAGGCGCTGCGTCGCCCCGACAACATGGAAACGCAGATGACCAATGGGACGAGCG GCAAGTCTCAGGTCCGGGATCTGAAGGTGGACGTTCGGATCGACAGCGGGGTGTGTGACAGCGGGGTGGAGCTCTCCACAGCGTAA